The genomic stretch TTGAGCGCACCCTGATCATCGTCGACGAAGGCGCCAGCGTCCATTATGTGGAAGGCTGCACGGCCCCGATCTATACGACCGATTCCCTTCACGCCGCCGTCGTGGAAATCATCGTCAAAAAAGGCGCCTACTGCCGCTACACGACGATTCAGAACTGGTCAACGAACGTCTACAACCTGGTCACGAAAAGGGCGGTTTGCGAAGAAAACGCCACGATGGAATGGATCGACGGAAACATCGGTTCCAAGCTGACGATGAAATATCCTTCCGTTTTGCTGAAAGGGGAAGGCGCCCGGGGCATGACCTTGTCCATCGCCTTCGCCGGGAAAGGGCAGCATCAGGACGCGGGGGCGAAAATGTACCATTTGGCGCCGAATACGTCCTCGACCATCGTGTCGAAATCCATTTCCCGTCAAGGCGGCAAAGTCACTTACCGCGGGCTCGTCCATTTCGGCAGGAAGGCCGACGGGGCGCGCTCCAACATCGAGTGCGACACGCTCATCATGGACAACAAATCGACTTCCGATACCATTCCGTACAATGAGATTTTAAACGACAACATCTCCCTGGAACACGAAGCGAAGGTTTCGAAGGTATCGGAGGAACAATTGTTCTATTTGATGAGCCGCGGCATTTCCGAACAGGAAGCCACCGAAATGATCGTCATGGGCTTCATCGAACCGTTCACGCGGGAACTTCCCATGGAATATGCGGTGGAAATGAACCGTCTCATCAAGTTCGAGATGGAAGGAAGCATCGGGTAATCCTTGTCATATCATGGGTGCAGCGTTCATTCTTGTCCGCTGCACCCACAATTTGCCCGCAAAAATTTAGATTTTGATTTGCGTGCCGCTGACACGACTCCAGCGATCCGTCCGCAATTTTCTTGGTCGCATGGAGGCCGGTGTCAGCGGTCATTTTATGCTTTCAACCCCCAAACGTTCGGATGCACATTTGACATCCTGCTCCCGGATCCAAGCGGCATCATCTGCTTGCCGGTCTGTCATTCGGATGAATTCCTCTCCTGGAACTTTTTTCATCATCTTGAACAAACCGGTTTCACTCCCGCGCATTCAGGATATCGATTCATTCTCCTTTTTGATTTGAGGGCTGCTATCCGTCGGACCGCCCCTCCGGACATAATCGCACGGACGCCGGGACAGCATCGTCCTTCATTGTTTCGTGCCATCGCCCGATTCATGATCGGCAAAAATGATAATCTGGTCATACCGGGCTTGCCATCCATATACCTTATAAGAAAGGAGGCTATGATCATCATCGGGTGATGAAGGAGTGGAACGATGAGACTCTCCAAATTTGCAGATGAGCTTCCCGTCCCTCCCGTTTTACAACCGCGGTGGAAAGATCCGTTCCATACGTATTATGAAGTGAATATGACCGAATTTAAGCAATCCCTCCACCGGGAATTAAACGATACGACCGTATGGGGTTTTGAAGGCAGCTATCCGGGTCCCACCATCGAAGCAACGAGCGGAGAAAGGGTGTTTATCCAATGGATCAACCGGCTTCCGGACAAACATCTTTTGCCGGTGGACCGCACGGTGCACGGCGCCCATGGGAATGTGCCGGAAGTACGGACGGTCGTACACGTACACGGGGCGAGCGTCGAATGGGAAAGCGACGGCTATCCGGAGGCCTGGTTTACAAGGGGATTCCAACAAACCGGGCCATTTTTCCGAAAGCCGATCTATCGATATGATAATACCGATCGGGCCTGCACCCTCTGGTATCATGACCATGCGCTCGGGATCACGAGGCTCAATGTGTATGCCGGCCTGGCGGGATTCTATCTGATCCGGGATCATCGGGAACGTCGCTTGAATTTGCCAAGCGGAAAATACGAGATCCCGCTAATGATCCAAGACAAGACGTTTAAGGAAGACGGATCCCTATATTACCCTGAACAGCCGGAAAAACCAGTCCCGGGATTGGAAACCTCGATCGTTCCCGAATTTTTCGGGAATACCATCCTCGTAAACGGGAAAGTATGGCCGTATCTCAAAGTGGAACCCCGGAAATATCGCTTCAGGCTGTTAAATGCGTCGAACGCCCGTTTTTATCGGCTGAAGCTTGATTCCGGACAACTTTTTTATCAGATCGGGACGGATGGAGGATTCATGCCCCATCCGATCGGCGTCAGGGAGATCACGCTGGCCCCGGCGGAACGGGCGGATGTGATCATTGATTTTGCCAATCTGGCGGGGAAAAAGATTACCATGACCAATGACGCCCCCGCTCCTTTTCCGGCCGGCGATCCGCCGGACGAACACACTGGGACGGTGATGCAGTTTCGGGTGTCTCTTCCCCTGTCCGGCGTGGATACGAGCGTGATCCCGGCTGTTTTGCTGCCGCTTCCGAAAATAAACGAAGGGTCGGCTGCGAAGATCCGATATCTTACATTAAATGACCGGCAGGATCCGTACGGCCGTGAATGGATGCTGCTGGATAATAAACCTTGGGATGCCCCCGTAACAGAAACTCCAAAGTTGGGATCAACGGAGATATGGTGCCTGATCAACTTAACGGGGGATACACACCCCATTCATCTTCACCTGATCGATTTTCAAATATTGGACCGACGGGATTTCGATGCCGAAAGGTTTAAAAAGGAGGGGGTCATCCGTTATACGGGCCCGCCGATCCCTCCCGAGCCGCAAGAACGGGGATGGAAGGATACCGTAAGAGCCAATCCGAACCAGGTAACCCGAATCATCATGAGGTTTGGTCCTTATACGGGGCTGTATGTATGGCACTGTCATATCTTGGAGCACGAGGATTATGAAATGATGAGGCCGTATCTTGTGATCCGCTGACCGTTTCCCGCCGCGAATGGCACTCCTGACCGTTGCTCCGCGCAACTCGTACCGCTTATGAAAAAATGTGGGATGGGAAATTTGTTTTCCCCGGCAGTAAAAAATGAAAAGCCGCCGATCATTTGACGGTTGAGAGGAGACCGATTGATCTGCGAAATAAGCGATGGGGAGACCTCTCTTTTTTATGGGACGGTTGCATGCCGCCGCTCGTTTCAGGGCACACAAAAAGACCGAAGTCCGTTGGTCCTTTTGTGTGCCCCGCTCAACCTGTTGCTAGGACAAGCATTTTGGCAATTATTGAAGTAAACCGCGGTTAACAGGGTCCGAATTCCGGTCCATAACCGTATCCTCTCCCGTGACCGCCAAAACCGCCGATCATACAGCCGCAACCCACGATGATTAACAAGATGAACAGCACCACGAAAAAGGCAAAGCTGGTACCCGCATATCCTCCGGCACTCATCGAATGACACCTCCATTTATTTGCCTGCCATTTATCATATAGGATTTTTTCTCCGTTTGATTAGGCGTTCACATCATTTTCTGCGCATGCAGATGATTTTGTTTCGTCAGTGAAACAAGGAGATTATTTTTCATGATCCGTCAAAACCCCGGAACCTTGCCATGGCGTCTTCTTCGCACCCAAATCGGACGTTTCGGGGTTTTTATACGAAGGGAGATATTTTCCGAATCCGCGTCATAAATTACTGTTAAGAATATGGAATTTTCAAAACTCCTTGTGAAAGGATCATATCTTATGAAAAAAGGACCGGAGAATCAAGCTTCCTTTGGAAACGTACCGCAGCCGGTCAGGGAAGACGGCGCCGGCGGAATCGATTTGGGCCCCCGGGATGTGCTTCGCGACCTGGAGAATCCCGACATGCTGGTCCCGCCTGCTTCGGATGCCGGATCGATCCCCAACTTGAAGTTCTCCTTTTCCGACACCCATATGCAGTTAAAACACGGCGGCTGGTCGCGGGAAGTGACGGTGAGGCAGCTGCCGATCGCCACCGCCCTGGCGGGCGTGAATATGTACCTGACGCCCGGCGGGGTGCGCGAGTTGCATTGGCATAAGCAGGCGGAATGGGCCTACGTGATCTTGGGCAGTGCCCGCATCACCGCGGTCGACCAGCACGGGCGGAATTTTATCGCCGATGTAGGCGAAGGGGATTTGTGGTATTTTCCCGCCGGAATCCCCCACTCGATCCAGGGGCTCGGTGAAGGCTGCGAATTTCTGCTCGTCTTCGACGACGGCAGTTTCACGGAGTACGATACCTTCACGATTACCGATTGGTTCGCCCATACAGCGAAGGACGTGCTGGCCGCGAATTTCGGCGTACTGGAAAGCGTCTTTGCCCATATTCCTGCCAAGCAGCGCTACATTTTCCAAGGGAAGGTGCCCGGACCGGTGGAAACCCAGAAGGTGCCGGATCCTTACGGGATCGTGCCAAAGACCTTCACGCACCGGCTGCTGGCCCAAGAGCCGATCGTCACGACGGGCGGGTCGGTACGCATCGTCGATTCCACCAATTTTCCCGCATCGGCCACAATCGCGGCGGCACTGGTCGAGGTCGAGCCGGGCGGGATGCGGGAGATGCATTGGCATCCGAACAGCGACGAGTGGCAGTATTACCTCACGGGCACGGCGCGCATGACGGTGTTCGCCGCGAATGGCACGGCCCGGACATTCAATTATCGGGCCGGCGATGTCGGCTATATCCCGCGCGCTTACGGGCACTACATCCAGAACATCGGCGACCAAAGCCTTTGGTTTTTTGAGCTATTCAAGAGCAACCGTTACACCGATGTGTCGCTGAACCGGTGGATGGCGCTGACCCCGGAAGAGCTCGTGCGGGCCCACCTGCATGTTGGGCCGGAACTGATCAACGCGCTGCGGAAGGAGAAATGGCCGGTAGTCAAATTCGCGGTCAACCGCCGGCAGGAATGAAAACGGTAAAAGCTGCCATCCCTATGTCCGGCGACCGGCGAATCTGTTGTTTCCAAAAGGCGCGGAAGGAAAAGTTCAGGAAAATGGAAAACGATGAAGGCGGGCCTATTCATTTGAGTAGGTCTTTTTTTCTTCCGAAAAAGAAGGGAGGGGATGGAGGCGGCTTGTGAACAAAATGACGCTCCCTGACGGCTCAGACATTTTCATCCTGATCGATAACATGCCTGTGTTTCATCCGGGCAGAAAACGGCTGTATCTGAACCGGATGTTCTTGATGCCTTTCGCCCTGATTATCCGGTTGGTGCGTTCCGCGTTTCCGTAAGGGCGAATTTTTTGGTATATATGGAGTAGAGAACGTAAAATGTGCGGGGGATTCCCGTGCGATTCCAAAATCGTTGCCTGCACCGGGGAAGCCCCCGAAAAACCTGCGAAGAGGGAATAAAATGCTTGAGAAGATTTACATTTATCATACGAACGACTTGCACAGCCATTTTGAAAATTGGCCCCGCATCCGGAAGGAATTGCAAAGGCGAAGGGAAATCCATGAACAGCGAGGCGAGTCCATGTTCCTGTTCGACGTCGGGGACCATGTGGACCGTTTTCACCCCTACTCGGAAGGGACGATGGGAAAGGGGAACGTCAAGCTTCTCAACGAATGCGGCTATGACGGGGTGACGATCGGAAACAACGAGGGGATCACCTTGTCCCATGAGGATTTGATGGAACTGTACCGGGAGGCCCGGTTCGACTGCCTCGTCGCCAATCTCTTTTTTGAAGACGGGAGCCGGCCGCCGTGGGCGAAACCTTACCGCCTGTATGAGACGCGGCGGGGAACGAAGATCGGCGTGATCGGGGTTACGATCAATTACAGCAATTTTTACCGTCCTTTGCATTGGGTGGCGGGCGATCCTTTTGCCGAGCTGCGGAAATGGCTGCCCTTCTTGAAGGAACAAGCGGATCTGATCGTCGTCCTTTCCCATTTGGGGTTGTCCGAGGATGAACGGATCGCCCAGGAATTCCCGGAGGTGGACGTCGTTCTGGGGGCCCATACCCATCATGTTTTAGAAAGGGGAAAGGAGATCGGCCAAACCCTGTTGTGCTGCACCGGAAAATACGGGATGAACATCGGCCGGGTGGAATTGGCGTTCGATCCGGAAAAAAAGAAGCCCGTCCGCAAAAGGGCGATGCTGATCGCGACGGAAGGGCTGGCGGAGGCGGAAGGTGAGAAACGGTTCGTCGAACAATTGGAGGAAGACGGAAAAAAACTGTTATCCGCCCCGGTGGCGAAGCTGCCGGCCCGCCTGAAGTCGGACTGGTTCCGGGAAACGGAGCTGAACCGGCTATTGTGCAAAGCTTTAACCGAATGGTGCAAGGCCGAATGCGCCTTTATCAATGCGGGCATTTTGCTGGATGATCTCCCGGAAGGGATCGTTACCGAGTATGATATCCATAGAATTTGCCCCCATCCGATCAATCCCTGCACGGTGAGCATGAAGGGAGGGGCATTGAAGGAAGTCCTTGCCCAAATGGCGGAAGACCCCTATTTGACGCTGGCGCTCAAAGGGTTCGGCTTCCGGGGCGAAATCTTCGGGAAAATGATCTTCGATAACATCCAAATTTCCGGGAAGGGCGCCTCCGCGGAAATCCGGATTAACGGCGCGGAAATCGAACCGGAACGAAGGTATACGGTGGCGACGCTCGACATGCTCGCCATCGCCCGTTTCTATCCCCCCATCATGCGGGCCGAAAAGCGTTTCTTTTTGCCGGAATTCATTCGGGATGTTTTGAAGTGGAAATTGCAGACCATGTTCCCGCTGCCGGAAGATGATTAAAAGGACCGGGTGGAAGGCGGCCGTGCCCCCGAAGGGTTGCTGACGGTGCCTTTTCTTTTTCGGGAGGGAGTATTGGCGCCGAAGGGAGACTGCCCCGTCCCGGCGGAAGATAGCAGCGTCGTCAACAGGCTTGCGGCTGGTTCCTTTCCATTTCGGGAGGATGCGTCGAAAGGGCGCAAGCGTTCCGGAAGGGGTATTTACCCTTTGTGGCTGGAATTTTCGTTCTGGGGGACGATGCCCGAAATATTTGTTAGCCGTGCGGTTTTTGAAGGCCTAAATGTTGCCGCGCGGAAACGGCCTCTTTTCCTCCTCGAAGGGCTGTCTGCGGCCCGAAATTTGACACGGGCATTCTCCCTTTTTCCGGTTGGAATTTTTTGCCGGAAGGGTTGCGCTGTCTGAAGATTTTGTTCCTGACGGGGATTTCCTTTTTCCGTTCGGAATTTTTGCGACCGGGAAGGGCGGCCTTCCGAAAATTTTCCTTCCGTATCGGGCCTGTTTTCCTTTTCCGGTCGGCAATTTTTCAAACCGTTGTTTTTTCCCCTTTGCGAGCATACATATAGCTTGTAAGGGGGTGTTCTCCGTTGGCGTTATACCGCCGCCGCATCAGAAGAAAACCGCTTCCTTTACGATATATTTTGTTGTTATCCTTCGTTTTTTTTGTGCTTTCGAGCGCCGTCGGGCTGTGGATCGTCAATGACCGGATGAAGTCGCCGGTCATGAAATACGCCGAGTCCCAATCCGTCAATTTGGCGACGAACCTGATCAACAAGGCCATCGAAGATCAGATCGGCGAAGGCCTTCGGCTGGACGATATGATGGAAATCGTGCCCCTTGACCAATCGGGGAGCGTCATGACTTACCGGTTCAATACCCAGAAAGCGGTGGAATATTCGACGAAAATCACCAATTCGATCCTGAACAGCATCAATGCGATGGAAGGGGGAGCGGCGGAACTTCCCCTGGAGGGGGATATTAAGGATGTCCATCCGGCGAAGGACGGGATCATCTTTTACATCCCGATGGGCCGGGTCTTCGATAACATCATCATCGGCAGTCTCGGTCCGGATATCCCCGTCAAGCTGCAGGCCATCGCCGATGTGAAAAACGATATTGAAACCGTCCGGGAAGAACATCAAATCAACAATATTTGGGTGGAAATCCGGCTCCATGTGAAGATCGGCATTCGCATTATCGTCCCCTTTGAAACGGAAATCACGACCATCGAAAAAAGGATCCCCCTCGCCATGGGATACATTAAAGGGGATGTTCCCCAGTTTTACAACAATCGCGGTGACACGCCCCCTTCGATCCAAATCCCCGATGGGAAAGAGTAAGGCGGGTGGAAGGGAGTACCGGCTCCTCGCGGAAGTTGATTCCACCATTGTTTCCCATAAGTAAGGGAGGAATGGGTGCCGGCCCTCAAAAAACGCCGCGGAGAAAACCTCGGGTTTCCGATGGGGAACGGGATGCCGGGGATTTGTCTTTCCCGTATTTGTTCCCTTTGGACGCCCTATGCCCTCCATATGCCGCAGAAGTCCGCGGCGCGGCGGAAAGAGGGACAAAAGGGAGGACGATTTTCCAAAGCGATAGGGTGGCATTTTTCCACGGCGGTCTGGACTATGGCTTCCGGATGAAAAGCCCGGACGGTTATCGCCCGGATGGCCGGCCAACCCGGGAAAGCTCCCGCATCCTCTCTCCCGCATGCCGAAAGGCCGGCCGCCGGCCTTTCCGGAAGGCATTTGCTGCGTTGGGATCGGGGCAGGGGACTAGCCTTTTTTTCCTTTGTTCGCCTTCGTCTCCCGTTCCCAACGTTTTAAATACGGATAGGGGTCAAAGGACCATTCGGTGCGTCCGTTATCCTTGTACATCCCATAATGGAGGTGGGGAGGGAATTTTCCTGCCGTGCCCTTCGGCCCGTATCCGGAACTGCCGACGGTGCCGATGAGCTGACCCGGTTCGACGACATCCCCGATTTTGATGTTTTTAGAAAAATGATTCAAATGGGCATAGTAATGATAGGTATTGTTGATGTCGCGGATGCCGACGCGCCAGCCCCCGTATTTGTTCCAGCCTTTCATCTCGACCACCCCGTAACAGGTGGAATACACTTCCGTGCCATAATGGGCAAAAATATCCGTTCCTTCATGGATCCTTCTTCCGCCCCACCCCCGCCGGTCCCCCCACGTGTCCCGGTAACTGTACCGGGCGTAAACGGGAAGGGGAAAATGCTTCTGCTGCAGGTCGATCCGCCCGTAGGTTTTGAAAAGCTTGGCAATATTCAAAATGATGCCGACGGTCTTGTCCCGCTGATAATAATTCCACAATGCGATTCGGATGTTTTCGTCGTCGGGTCCGTATTGCAGGAGATAGTCGGCAAAGGAATAAAGGACGTCCGCGCCGTCGGACGGATCGGCTTTTCCGTCGCCGTTCCCGTCCCTGCCGAAACCTTGGAAAACCAAAATGGACAACGGGTTTTTGTCATCCGGGTCGGGATTGAACAATCCCGCCCATTTTTCTTTTGGGATATGAATGGCGATGATCCCTTCGGGCTTGGGCGAATGACGCTGCGCTTGCCGGATGTTCCTTTCGTATTGGTCGACGGCGGCCAGATAATACCAGGGAATGTGGGTGGCCGCTCCCATATATTGATAGGCTTCCATCCTTTTTTCAAGCCGTGCCTTTTCCCCGTCCGGGGCGGCCGCCTGGGCGGGGTGGCAGGAGATGGCGGAAAAAAGGATGAAAAGGACGGACAGT from Caldibacillus debilis DSM 16016 encodes the following:
- the sufB gene encoding Fe-S cluster assembly protein SufB, encoding MAKKMPEIGEYRYGFRDKDVAVYRAKRGLTKEVVEEISRMKNEPKWMLEFRLKALDHFYKRPMPQWGGDLSGLNFDEITYYVKPSDRTSRSWDEVPEEIKRTFDRLGIPEAEQKYLAGVSAQYESEVVYHNMKKDIEKLGIIFKDTDSALKENEELFKKYFATVVPPTDNKFAALNSAVWSGGSFIYVPPGVKVETPLQAYFRINSENMGQFERTLIIVDEGASVHYVEGCTAPIYTTDSLHAAVVEIIVKKGAYCRYTTIQNWSTNVYNLVTKRAVCEENATMEWIDGNIGSKLTMKYPSVLLKGEGARGMTLSIAFAGKGQHQDAGAKMYHLAPNTSSTIVSKSISRQGGKVTYRGLVHFGRKADGARSNIECDTLIMDNKSTSDTIPYNEILNDNISLEHEAKVSKVSEEQLFYLMSRGISEQEATEMIVMGFIEPFTRELPMEYAVEMNRLIKFEMEGSIG
- a CDS encoding M23 family metallopeptidase, translating into MSCHPAQAAAPDGEKARLEKRMEAYQYMGAATHIPWYYLAAVDQYERNIRQAQRHSPKPEGIIAIHIPKEKWAGLFNPDPDDKNPLSILVFQGFGRDGNGDGKADPSDGADVLYSFADYLLQYGPDDENIRIALWNYYQRDKTVGIILNIAKLFKTYGRIDLQQKHFPLPVYARYSYRDTWGDRRGWGGRRIHEGTDIFAHYGTEVYSTCYGVVEMKGWNKYGGWRVGIRDINNTYHYYAHLNHFSKNIKIGDVVEPGQLIGTVGSSGYGPKGTAGKFPPHLHYGMYKDNGRTEWSFDPYPYLKRWERETKANKGKKG
- a CDS encoding oxalate decarboxylase family bicupin; protein product: MKKGPENQASFGNVPQPVREDGAGGIDLGPRDVLRDLENPDMLVPPASDAGSIPNLKFSFSDTHMQLKHGGWSREVTVRQLPIATALAGVNMYLTPGGVRELHWHKQAEWAYVILGSARITAVDQHGRNFIADVGEGDLWYFPAGIPHSIQGLGEGCEFLLVFDDGSFTEYDTFTITDWFAHTAKDVLAANFGVLESVFAHIPAKQRYIFQGKVPGPVETQKVPDPYGIVPKTFTHRLLAQEPIVTTGGSVRIVDSTNFPASATIAAALVEVEPGGMREMHWHPNSDEWQYYLTGTARMTVFAANGTARTFNYRAGDVGYIPRAYGHYIQNIGDQSLWFFELFKSNRYTDVSLNRWMALTPEELVRAHLHVGPELINALRKEKWPVVKFAVNRRQE
- a CDS encoding bifunctional metallophosphatase/5'-nucleotidase yields the protein MLEKIYIYHTNDLHSHFENWPRIRKELQRRREIHEQRGESMFLFDVGDHVDRFHPYSEGTMGKGNVKLLNECGYDGVTIGNNEGITLSHEDLMELYREARFDCLVANLFFEDGSRPPWAKPYRLYETRRGTKIGVIGVTINYSNFYRPLHWVAGDPFAELRKWLPFLKEQADLIVVLSHLGLSEDERIAQEFPEVDVVLGAHTHHVLERGKEIGQTLLCCTGKYGMNIGRVELAFDPEKKKPVRKRAMLIATEGLAEAEGEKRFVEQLEEDGKKLLSAPVAKLPARLKSDWFRETELNRLLCKALTEWCKAECAFINAGILLDDLPEGIVTEYDIHRICPHPINPCTVSMKGGALKEVLAQMAEDPYLTLALKGFGFRGEIFGKMIFDNIQISGKGASAEIRINGAEIEPERRYTVATLDMLAIARFYPPIMRAEKRFFLPEFIRDVLKWKLQTMFPLPEDD
- the yunB gene encoding sporulation protein YunB, which produces MALYRRRIRRKPLPLRYILLLSFVFFVLSSAVGLWIVNDRMKSPVMKYAESQSVNLATNLINKAIEDQIGEGLRLDDMMEIVPLDQSGSVMTYRFNTQKAVEYSTKITNSILNSINAMEGGAAELPLEGDIKDVHPAKDGIIFYIPMGRVFDNIIIGSLGPDIPVKLQAIADVKNDIETVREEHQINNIWVEIRLHVKIGIRIIVPFETEITTIEKRIPLAMGYIKGDVPQFYNNRGDTPPSIQIPDGKE
- a CDS encoding multicopper oxidase family protein; the protein is MRLSKFADELPVPPVLQPRWKDPFHTYYEVNMTEFKQSLHRELNDTTVWGFEGSYPGPTIEATSGERVFIQWINRLPDKHLLPVDRTVHGAHGNVPEVRTVVHVHGASVEWESDGYPEAWFTRGFQQTGPFFRKPIYRYDNTDRACTLWYHDHALGITRLNVYAGLAGFYLIRDHRERRLNLPSGKYEIPLMIQDKTFKEDGSLYYPEQPEKPVPGLETSIVPEFFGNTILVNGKVWPYLKVEPRKYRFRLLNASNARFYRLKLDSGQLFYQIGTDGGFMPHPIGVREITLAPAERADVIIDFANLAGKKITMTNDAPAPFPAGDPPDEHTGTVMQFRVSLPLSGVDTSVIPAVLLPLPKINEGSAAKIRYLTLNDRQDPYGREWMLLDNKPWDAPVTETPKLGSTEIWCLINLTGDTHPIHLHLIDFQILDRRDFDAERFKKEGVIRYTGPPIPPEPQERGWKDTVRANPNQVTRIIMRFGPYTGLYVWHCHILEHEDYEMMRPYLVIR
- a CDS encoding YjcZ family sporulation protein, translating into MSAGGYAGTSFAFFVVLFILLIIVGCGCMIGGFGGHGRGYGYGPEFGPC